One Corythoichthys intestinalis isolate RoL2023-P3 chromosome 9, ASM3026506v1, whole genome shotgun sequence DNA window includes the following coding sequences:
- the phtf1 gene encoding putative homeodomain transcription factor 1 isoform X2 has translation MARISWYQEKIGAYDQQIWEKSLEQANLNGLDSKPKKTGHIKNDLIDVDLVRGSTFSKAKPQSPWTALTRKGLVRVLLFPFFFSWWIQVTSKPISSCILLLYFMQVAAVILYVEVPGASASEVFGPLCLMLLLGTVHCQIVSTECSRWPSGEPSAGDGISGSSPARRRRPRKGRGQKKLDEKNEREDKEPQLPLPLEEVQPAMKMGKGKSSFGASDELSSEEEGGVQQVEGIPADPWLPSALPSSVRNRKTATKAAEIAGAFRIKPREVERLRPSGGSRPASDTDETMWEELLQDPDSASTGSSDSEDNGRFASGLALKQNITLSSDDESLKQGIAGHQLSWLQACHPSRDRVSAIIWEHGECKKADMSVLEISGIILTRVKLAEQGVGYLVFGGLVTATLALLPFAFRLVQRLSMSNPGSPSAAEFLEVAFSPASVHAYAFFFITTVLRVCLTGLFFFMMCVAERTYQQRLLFAKHFSHLTSARKAKKSEIPHFRLKKLQNIKMWLSLRSFLRRRGPQRSVDVIVSTIFLLALSISFIICAQLLQSHKTFLDSLTNWELMLWASSLILFLLRLATLGSETNCKYSNSSVLLTEQINLYLKIEKKPNKKEELNIVNNVLKLATKLMKELDTPFRLLGLTVNPLIYNITRVVILSAVSAVVSDLLGFNIRLWKIKS, from the exons GTTCCACTTTCAGCAAAGCTAAACCGCAGAGTCCCTGGACAGCGTTGACTCGCAAGGGTTTGGTCCGTGTGCTGCTTTTCCCCTTCTTTTTCTCATGGTGGATCCAGGTCACCTCCAAGCCCATCTCCTCATGCATTCTACTGCTCTACTTCATGCAAG TGGCTGCCGTGATACTCTATGTGGAGGTCCCCGGGGCAAGTGCCAGCGAGGTATTCGGGCCGTTGTGTTTAATGCTGCTACTGGGAACTGTGCACTGCCAAATTGTGTCCACCGAGTGCAGCCGCTGGCCCTCGGGCGAACCGTCTGCTGGCGACGGCATCAGCGGAAGCAGTCCCGCTCGCAGGAGGAG GCCTAGGAAGGGAAGGGGGCAGAAGAAATTGGATGAGAAGAATGAAAGAGAGGACAAAGAGCCGCAACTGCCATTGCCGTTAGAGGAAGTTCAGCCAGCGATGAAAATG GGCAAAGGAAAGTCGAGCTTCGGCGCATCAGATGAACTCTCGAGTGAGGAAGAGGGTGGTGTGCAACAGGTGGAGGGGATTCCCGCGGACCCCTGGCTGCCATCTGCACTGCCATCTTCTGTGCGGAACAGAAAGACCGCCACCAAAGCTGCT GAAATAGCCGGGGCGTTCAGGATAAAGCCGCGAGAAGTGGAGCGCTTACGGCCGAGCGGGGGCTCCCGACCGGCCTCCGACACTGATGAAACCATGTGGGAGGAACTCCTCCAGGACCCCGACTCTGCCTCCACGGGGAGCAGTGACAGCGAGGACAACGGGAGGTTCGCCAGCGGCCTTGCACTTAAGCAGAACATCACGCTGAGCAGTGACGACGAGAGTCTGAAACAAGGCATCGCAGGG CACCAACTATCCTGGCttcaggcatgccacccttCCAGGGACAGAGTCAGCGCCATCATATGGGAGCATGGCGAGTGTAAGAAAGCAGACATGTCTGTTCTGGAGATCAGCGGGATTATCCTCACTCGG GTGAAACTTGCAGAGCAGGGTGTGGGCTACCTGGTGTTCGGTGGGCTGGTAACGGCCACGTTGGCGCTCCTTCCCTTCGCCTTCCGCCTGGTGCAGCGTCTGAGCATGTCCAACCCCGGATCGCCCTCGGCGGCTGAGTTTCTGGAGGTTGCCTTTAGCCCAGCCAGTGTGCACGCCTATGCCTTCTTCTTCATCACCACTGTGCTCAGAGTGTGCCTAACAGGGCTCTTCTTCTTCATGATGTGCGTGGCGGAGAGGACCTATCAGCAG AGACTTTTATTCGCCAAACACTTCAGCCACCTGACATCTGCTCGCAAAGCCAAGAAATCGGAAATTCCTCACTTCCGACTGAAGAagctccaaaacatcaagaTGTGGCTGTCCCTGCGTTCCTTCCTTAGG AGGCGAGGGCCGCAGCGCTCCGTCGACGTCATTGTTTCCACCATCTTCCTCCTTGCCCTTTCCATCTCATTCATCATCTGTGCACAG ctTTTGCAAAGCCACAAGACCTTCCTGGATTCGCTGACTAACTGGGAACTGATGTTGTGGGCCTCCTCGCTCATCCTCTTTCTTCTTCGACTCGCCACCCTGGGGTCTGAGACCAACTGCAAGTACAGCAACTCCTCAGTGCTGCTTACTGAGCAG ATTAATTTGTATCTGAAGATTGAGAAGAAACCCAACAAGAAGGAGGAGCTCAACATTGTGAATAATGTTTTGAAACTGGCTACGAAATTGATGAAG GAACTGGACACGCCGTTCCGCCTTCTCGGCCTGACCGTCAACCCGCTCATCTACAACATCACCAGGGTTGTCATCTTGTCGGCCGTGTCTGCAGTAGTCAGTGACCTGCTGGGTTTCAACATCAGA cTGTGGAAAATCAAATCCTAA
- the phtf1 gene encoding putative homeodomain transcription factor 1 isoform X1, translating into MARISWYQEKIGAYDQQIWEKSLEQANLNGLDSKPKKTGHIKNDLIDVDLVRGSTFSKAKPQSPWTALTRKGLVRVLLFPFFFSWWIQVTSKPISSCILLLYFMQVAAVILYVEVPGASASEVFGPLCLMLLLGTVHCQIVSTECSRWPSGEPSAGDGISGSSPARRRRPRKGRGQKKLDEKNEREDKEPQLPLPLEEVQPAMKMGKGKSSFGASDELSSEEEGGVQQVEGIPADPWLPSALPSSVRNRKTATKAAVRAPEIAGAFRIKPREVERLRPSGGSRPASDTDETMWEELLQDPDSASTGSSDSEDNGRFASGLALKQNITLSSDDESLKQGIAGHQLSWLQACHPSRDRVSAIIWEHGECKKADMSVLEISGIILTRVKLAEQGVGYLVFGGLVTATLALLPFAFRLVQRLSMSNPGSPSAAEFLEVAFSPASVHAYAFFFITTVLRVCLTGLFFFMMCVAERTYQQRLLFAKHFSHLTSARKAKKSEIPHFRLKKLQNIKMWLSLRSFLRRRGPQRSVDVIVSTIFLLALSISFIICAQLLQSHKTFLDSLTNWELMLWASSLILFLLRLATLGSETNCKYSNSSVLLTEQINLYLKIEKKPNKKEELNIVNNVLKLATKLMKELDTPFRLLGLTVNPLIYNITRVVILSAVSAVVSDLLGFNIRLWKIKS; encoded by the exons GTTCCACTTTCAGCAAAGCTAAACCGCAGAGTCCCTGGACAGCGTTGACTCGCAAGGGTTTGGTCCGTGTGCTGCTTTTCCCCTTCTTTTTCTCATGGTGGATCCAGGTCACCTCCAAGCCCATCTCCTCATGCATTCTACTGCTCTACTTCATGCAAG TGGCTGCCGTGATACTCTATGTGGAGGTCCCCGGGGCAAGTGCCAGCGAGGTATTCGGGCCGTTGTGTTTAATGCTGCTACTGGGAACTGTGCACTGCCAAATTGTGTCCACCGAGTGCAGCCGCTGGCCCTCGGGCGAACCGTCTGCTGGCGACGGCATCAGCGGAAGCAGTCCCGCTCGCAGGAGGAG GCCTAGGAAGGGAAGGGGGCAGAAGAAATTGGATGAGAAGAATGAAAGAGAGGACAAAGAGCCGCAACTGCCATTGCCGTTAGAGGAAGTTCAGCCAGCGATGAAAATG GGCAAAGGAAAGTCGAGCTTCGGCGCATCAGATGAACTCTCGAGTGAGGAAGAGGGTGGTGTGCAACAGGTGGAGGGGATTCCCGCGGACCCCTGGCTGCCATCTGCACTGCCATCTTCTGTGCGGAACAGAAAGACCGCCACCAAAGCTGCTGTCAGGGCTCCG GAAATAGCCGGGGCGTTCAGGATAAAGCCGCGAGAAGTGGAGCGCTTACGGCCGAGCGGGGGCTCCCGACCGGCCTCCGACACTGATGAAACCATGTGGGAGGAACTCCTCCAGGACCCCGACTCTGCCTCCACGGGGAGCAGTGACAGCGAGGACAACGGGAGGTTCGCCAGCGGCCTTGCACTTAAGCAGAACATCACGCTGAGCAGTGACGACGAGAGTCTGAAACAAGGCATCGCAGGG CACCAACTATCCTGGCttcaggcatgccacccttCCAGGGACAGAGTCAGCGCCATCATATGGGAGCATGGCGAGTGTAAGAAAGCAGACATGTCTGTTCTGGAGATCAGCGGGATTATCCTCACTCGG GTGAAACTTGCAGAGCAGGGTGTGGGCTACCTGGTGTTCGGTGGGCTGGTAACGGCCACGTTGGCGCTCCTTCCCTTCGCCTTCCGCCTGGTGCAGCGTCTGAGCATGTCCAACCCCGGATCGCCCTCGGCGGCTGAGTTTCTGGAGGTTGCCTTTAGCCCAGCCAGTGTGCACGCCTATGCCTTCTTCTTCATCACCACTGTGCTCAGAGTGTGCCTAACAGGGCTCTTCTTCTTCATGATGTGCGTGGCGGAGAGGACCTATCAGCAG AGACTTTTATTCGCCAAACACTTCAGCCACCTGACATCTGCTCGCAAAGCCAAGAAATCGGAAATTCCTCACTTCCGACTGAAGAagctccaaaacatcaagaTGTGGCTGTCCCTGCGTTCCTTCCTTAGG AGGCGAGGGCCGCAGCGCTCCGTCGACGTCATTGTTTCCACCATCTTCCTCCTTGCCCTTTCCATCTCATTCATCATCTGTGCACAG ctTTTGCAAAGCCACAAGACCTTCCTGGATTCGCTGACTAACTGGGAACTGATGTTGTGGGCCTCCTCGCTCATCCTCTTTCTTCTTCGACTCGCCACCCTGGGGTCTGAGACCAACTGCAAGTACAGCAACTCCTCAGTGCTGCTTACTGAGCAG ATTAATTTGTATCTGAAGATTGAGAAGAAACCCAACAAGAAGGAGGAGCTCAACATTGTGAATAATGTTTTGAAACTGGCTACGAAATTGATGAAG GAACTGGACACGCCGTTCCGCCTTCTCGGCCTGACCGTCAACCCGCTCATCTACAACATCACCAGGGTTGTCATCTTGTCGGCCGTGTCTGCAGTAGTCAGTGACCTGCTGGGTTTCAACATCAGA cTGTGGAAAATCAAATCCTAA